AATTGGAATTAAAATTACTAGCGGAATAAGACCATATAACCAGTTAGGCAGAATTTTGATTTTGGCATAAAATTCTTTTCCCTTAAATAAACCGGCTTTGTACAGATGCCCTAAGAGACCTAAGAGCAGTCCCAATACCAATAGGTGTCCGTATAATTGAACCGGAAAGGTATGCCGATAAACTAAAGATAATGCCGGTTTTTGACCAAAGAAATTCGATACGACATAATCCGAAACCAAGGCCCCAGCTAGTGCATTAAGTCCTACACGAGGTGAAAAGTTGTGAAAAACTTCTTCTAATACAAATAAGGCTCCACTAAGTGGTGCACCAAATGCGGCTGCCAGTCCACTTGCGGCACCCGTTGATAGCAATACGCGCTCGTTTGTTTTAGCCTCTTTAGAGGCTTTTGCCATCCCTTGACCGATAGTTGACCCGATCTGAAGTGAAGGCCCCTCAGGCCCCAAAAATAGGCCCGTACTAATGACTAGAATGCCGCCAATCACTTTCCGCCACAAAATCGGCCACCAACTAAGTTGCAATTTACCTGCAAGCTGTAATTTTACTTCAGGAATCCCAGATCCCCCAACGTGGGGATATTGCTTAACAAAATAGCCCGCAATCAAGCCAACTGCAGCTAAGCCGATAACAATTGGTAAGAACCATAACCAACTTTGATGAGCCAGATGAAACAACATTAGCCATAAGCTAGACATTTGCTCTATTCCAAACCGGAAAAAGCCAACAACTATTCCACTGCAGAGGCCGACTAGCATTGCCTCTAGCAGCAGCTTAATCTGAATTCTATTATTTTTCATTTCGCACCCACTTTGAACTAGTTTCATCACAGCAAAAAACCAGTCAAAAACTAATTTTAACTGGTTTTTGTTTTGTTACACGTGTAACAGAATTATTTTTCTTCGTACCACTCAGTATGGTAAACTCCATCACGATCATTTCTGAAGTAAGTATGTGCGCCAAAGTAATCACGTTGACCTTGAATTAAATTAGCTGGCAGACTTGGATTAAAAATTGACTCCAAATAGTTAAGTGAGGCACTTAAAGTTGGTGTAGGAATCCCGGCCTTGGTTGCAAGCTCAAGCACTTTACGCAATGCTGGGGTATTCTTCTCCATCAAGTCCTTAAAGTAAGGATCTTGGAACATATTGTCAAGCTTCTTGCCATCAGCAAAAGCTTTTTCAATATCTTTTAACATCGATGAGCGAATAATGCAGCCAGCTTCCCAAGATTGAGCAATTGCAGGATAACGCAATTCCCAATGGTAAGCATCAGCAGCCATTTTTAATTGCTGGAAGCCCTGCGCATATGCAACAGCTTGGCTCAACTGCAATGCTTTTCCAAGGTTTTCGATTAAATCATCCGGAACTTCACCAGTCCAATTAATTTCTTTACCTTCACGCGTAGTAGCCTTTGACATAAAC
This genomic window from Lactobacillus panisapium contains:
- a CDS encoding ClC family H(+)/Cl(-) exchange transporter, translating into MKNNRIQIKLLLEAMLVGLCSGIVVGFFRFGIEQMSSLWLMLFHLAHQSWLWFLPIVIGLAAVGLIAGYFVKQYPHVGGSGIPEVKLQLAGKLQLSWWPILWRKVIGGILVISTGLFLGPEGPSLQIGSTIGQGMAKASKEAKTNERVLLSTGAASGLAAAFGAPLSGALFVLEEVFHNFSPRVGLNALAGALVSDYVVSNFFGQKPALSLVYRHTFPVQLYGHLLVLGLLLGLLGHLYKAGLFKGKEFYAKIKILPNWLYGLIPLVILIPIAYFWPLITGPGNRLILALPKMIKINNWQMVKLLVLYFVIRIVFSIISYDSGLPSGIFLPVLTMGALIGACYGLMMVQLHLLPAKLVINLIIFAMAGYFAAVIRAPFTAIMLITEMVGSLLHLMPLAVVAFIALLTDELLGGKPIYGILAQKMAEQGASVTIQKSGKEDQLTVPVYEDSQLAEKTIAQVKWPEDTLVKAIYHDGNYIVPNGQSVIKPGDSLILALDSNQRGRVYSQMRQLQGIKYDG